From Ignavibacterium sp.:
AGTTGAAGAAGCTGAAAAACTTTTCCATAAATTTCATGATTTAGTTACAGATAAACTTGGTGATAATTTCAGCGTTGATGAATTTGGTAAGCTGGCTGTATTTGCAGGTGTTAGAGAATTTCCGGCAAGAGTTAAGTGTGCTTCGCTTGCCTGGCATACTTTAATTAATGCATTACACGGAAAAAATGAAAGTGTTTCTACAGAGTAAAACTTAATAGAGATTAGGATAAATGGCTGACAAAGAAAAAATAACTAAACAAGAACTCGAGGATAAAATAATTCAGGCATTGAAAACCTGTTACGACCCCGAAATTCCTGTAGACATCTTTGAGCTTGGTTTAATTTACGAAGTTGCAATTGATGATAATAACAATGTGAAGATTAAAATGACTTTAACATCGCCAATGTGTCCTGCGGCTCAATCACTGCCATTGGAAGTTGAAGGGAAAGTCAAATCAATTCCACAGGTAAATGATGTTAAAGTTGAAGTAGTCTGGAATCCACCATGGAATAAAGATATGATGTCTGAGGTTGCAAAACTGGAATTAGGATTTTTATAAATCAATTCAGATTTAATTTCAAGAATTCTGATAACTTAATCTTAAAGAGAGATTTATACTTAAAAATAAACTTTAAAAAGGAGACCAAATGTTCAACATAGTTTCACGACCACCAATGTACGATCAGGATGCAGTACAACCAATGCGTGATGAATTGATTGCTGTCGGCTTTAAAGAACTTCTTACACCCGAACAGGTTGATGAAGCGATAAATGTTAAAGATGATAAAACCGTTTTGGTAATGATTAACTCGGTTTGTGGATGTGCTGCCGGAAGTGCTCGTCCCGGAGTTTCACTTGCTTTACAGAATGATATAATTCCTGATAAACTTTACACTGGATTTGCCGGACAAGAAAGAGATGCGGTAGATAGAATCAGACAATACATAAAAGGATTTCCGCCTTCATCACCAAGCGTTGCGCTCTTTAAGAATGGTGAGTTAATTTACTTTATGAGAAGAATGGATATTGAAGGTTTTACCGCAGAGCAAATAGCAAATACATTAGTTCAGGTTTTTAATAAGTATTGCAGTGCAAAAGGTCCGTCAATTACACCCGAACAATTTGCACAGGTTCAGCACGCAAAGCAGTGCGGCTCAAAAATACCGTTATTTAAAGGATGACACTACAATGTCACTCTGAGCCAGTCGAAGAGTGACGGTTCATGAAAAGAATAAAATGAAATTCAGTACACAAGAAGAATATGGTTTAAGACTTTTACTGAGAATCGGGAAAGATCATTCCGATAACGGGATGACTATTCCCGAACTTAGTGAGCTTGAAGGATTGAGCGAAGCCAATGTTGCGAAGATTCTGCGCATTCTTCGTCTTGCCGGATTTGTTGAAAGCTCGCGTGGACAAACTGGCGGTTACAAACTAACTCGTCCCGCAAAAGAAATTTTAGTCGGCGAAGTTTTAACTGCACTTGGTGGTAAACTTTATGAATCATCTTTTTGTGACTTACACTCCGGTGTTGAAAACATTTGCACCAACTCAATTGATTGTTCAATTCGCTCTCTTTGGAAAACAATTCAAACAATGCTTGATGGTTTATTAAGTAAAATTACTTTACAGGATTTGCTTGGAAGTGAACAGCAGGTAGAGATTATTGTTTCAGGCATTGCCGAAGAACTGGACAAATAATCTTTCTGTTTTTACTTTCACTACAATACAATAACTCACCTGACAATTTTCTATTCTAATACCTTTCTAATATTTTTGCCTGTAAGCAAAAATTTTCGCTAAGATTTTTGCTTTAAAGCAAAATTATTCGAACCTAAAAATGAGACTAAAATGCAAATAGATCGATATCTCAGCAGGAACATATTAACAGACCTTAAAAATAAAATGGTGTTTGTCGGTGGTGCACGCCAAGTTGGTAAAACCACTT
This genomic window contains:
- a CDS encoding BrxA/BrxB family bacilliredoxin, producing the protein MFNIVSRPPMYDQDAVQPMRDELIAVGFKELLTPEQVDEAINVKDDKTVLVMINSVCGCAAGSARPGVSLALQNDIIPDKLYTGFAGQERDAVDRIRQYIKGFPPSSPSVALFKNGELIYFMRRMDIEGFTAEQIANTLVQVFNKYCSAKGPSITPEQFAQVQHAKQCGSKIPLFKG
- a CDS encoding Rrf2 family transcriptional regulator; the encoded protein is MKFSTQEEYGLRLLLRIGKDHSDNGMTIPELSELEGLSEANVAKILRILRLAGFVESSRGQTGGYKLTRPAKEILVGEVLTALGGKLYESSFCDLHSGVENICTNSIDCSIRSLWKTIQTMLDGLLSKITLQDLLGSEQQVEIIVSGIAEELDK
- a CDS encoding SUF system Fe-S cluster assembly protein, which translates into the protein MADKEKITKQELEDKIIQALKTCYDPEIPVDIFELGLIYEVAIDDNNNVKIKMTLTSPMCPAAQSLPLEVEGKVKSIPQVNDVKVEVVWNPPWNKDMMSEVAKLELGFL